In the Qipengyuania pelagi genome, one interval contains:
- a CDS encoding 16S rRNA (uracil(1498)-N(3))-methyltransferase, with translation MPATPAWPPRSAPRLFVAEELAADRTIAIEGNQAHYLSRVMRVGEGDTIILCDDITGEWAAQIESVGKRRIEAAAVERLREKEAVPDFWLCPALVKKDRFDLILEKATELGVARIRPVVTRRCVVDKLNAERARTVTVEAAEQCARTALPIVDAPDKLDTLLRDWPQDRALLFADETGGEPASGAFTRLKGPSALLIGPEGGFDEAERAAIRALPQAVPIGLGPRILRAETAAIAATALWMAVAGDWADERAEIPTPVR, from the coding sequence ATGCCCGCAACCCCCGCATGGCCCCCGCGCAGCGCGCCGCGCTTGTTCGTCGCCGAGGAACTGGCGGCTGACCGCACGATCGCGATCGAGGGCAATCAGGCGCATTATCTGTCGCGCGTAATGCGCGTCGGTGAAGGCGATACGATCATCCTGTGCGATGACATCACCGGCGAATGGGCGGCCCAGATCGAATCGGTCGGTAAGCGCCGGATCGAGGCAGCGGCCGTCGAACGCCTGCGCGAAAAGGAAGCGGTGCCCGATTTCTGGCTCTGCCCGGCGCTCGTGAAGAAGGATCGCTTCGACCTGATCCTCGAAAAGGCGACCGAATTGGGCGTCGCGCGCATCCGCCCGGTCGTCACAAGGCGCTGCGTGGTGGACAAGCTGAACGCCGAGAGAGCGCGAACCGTCACCGTCGAGGCCGCGGAACAATGCGCGCGTACCGCTCTGCCTATCGTGGATGCGCCCGACAAGCTCGACACGCTGCTGCGCGACTGGCCGCAGGATCGCGCGCTCCTTTTCGCGGACGAGACCGGCGGCGAACCCGCATCGGGGGCCTTCACCCGTCTGAAAGGGCCCTCTGCCCTGTTGATCGGCCCCGAAGGCGGCTTCGACGAGGCGGAACGTGCGGCTATCCGCGCCCTGCCGCAGGCGGTCCCGATCGGACTGGGGCCGCGCATCCTGCGCGCCGAGACGGCGGCGATCGCGGCCACGGCACTGTGGATGGCGGTGGCGGGGGATTGGGCTGATGAGCGGGCGGAAATACCCACCCCGGTTCGCTAG
- a CDS encoding response regulator, with translation MNGITDRADRLPPLPLIGGLLGAAILSATLIWLVGGSTLVAAAYVGGLLTLTLALLLASRLRAAPADEGLGQPDWSVTHAAIENRRRAIAITDRANRVTCANTCYEEWFGGGAAPMELGFDTADREKLAAAAKAAWRDGEGTAESLAFNATGKPYSLQVHRSGRGEDYLVWRFSEIVVANSYDGVAERISGPFGYMMSRAGIEVALVASDGVVMAHTPGLAMRATGNPEADLKGSEFVQLLRTDDRDRIFFAREGQQGTPQTLVQISLEADRKARGAGSDPASAVPAPSTMVLIDGQVGIGNRADASRTAAVPQLEALLAALPLGLALTDRDGRFLFANKAFLRAIEREQEGLPQYPSDLVVREDKGPLSDTVRRFARGSAASGDMAVRLAGDKEEPISLGLAGVRGLGDAAVLLSLSDSTEEKRLRRQVAQATKMQAVGQLAGGVAHDFNNVLTAIIGYCDLMLLRHTPGDSDYDDIQQIKANSNRAASLTRQLLAFSRQQTLRPVVLQLPDVVSEVSQLLKRLMGDRIEYSIRHDRELGPVRADPQQLEQVIINLAVNARDAMHAYGQNAPADWKGRLTLATRRVSARDVRKMGVDIMPADDYTVLIVQDTGGGIPRDVINKIFEPFFTTKEQGKGTGLGLSTVYGIVKQSNGFIFADNVQGPDGNPAGARFTMYLPVHRGEMPRATKPRRAESEKASEWSAGGKLLLVEDEDTVRAVAERALTRAGYAVTTASDGEIGLGIVANSGETFDLVVSDVVMPVMDGPAMARAIRRVMPDVPILFMSGYAEEHLRNEIDIENMHFIPKPFSVQQINAKVAEVLSLQKSARETA, from the coding sequence ATGAATGGGATCACCGACAGGGCGGATCGCCTGCCGCCTCTGCCCTTGATCGGCGGACTGCTGGGTGCGGCGATCCTTTCGGCGACGCTGATCTGGCTCGTGGGCGGATCGACGCTGGTCGCCGCCGCCTATGTCGGTGGCTTGCTGACCCTTACGCTTGCCCTGCTGCTCGCCAGCCGGCTGCGCGCGGCACCGGCGGATGAAGGGCTGGGCCAGCCGGATTGGTCGGTCACCCATGCGGCGATCGAGAACCGCCGCCGCGCCATCGCGATCACCGACCGCGCCAATCGCGTGACCTGTGCGAACACCTGCTACGAGGAATGGTTCGGGGGCGGGGCCGCGCCGATGGAACTCGGCTTCGATACGGCAGATCGCGAAAAGCTGGCCGCTGCGGCAAAAGCCGCCTGGCGGGACGGCGAGGGCACGGCGGAAAGCCTCGCCTTCAACGCGACCGGCAAACCTTATTCGCTGCAAGTCCATCGCAGCGGGCGGGGCGAGGACTATCTCGTCTGGCGTTTCAGCGAGATCGTGGTCGCCAACAGCTATGACGGAGTTGCCGAGCGGATTTCCGGCCCGTTCGGCTACATGATGTCGCGCGCAGGGATCGAAGTCGCGCTCGTCGCCAGCGATGGCGTGGTGATGGCCCACACGCCGGGCCTCGCCATGCGCGCCACGGGCAATCCCGAGGCGGACCTCAAGGGAAGCGAATTCGTCCAATTGCTGCGCACCGACGATCGCGACCGGATCTTCTTCGCCCGCGAAGGGCAGCAGGGGACGCCGCAGACCCTCGTGCAGATATCGCTGGAAGCCGATCGCAAGGCGCGCGGGGCTGGCTCCGATCCGGCCTCGGCTGTGCCCGCGCCCTCGACGATGGTGCTGATCGACGGTCAGGTCGGGATCGGCAATCGCGCCGATGCGAGCCGGACGGCGGCGGTCCCACAGCTCGAGGCGCTGCTCGCCGCGCTGCCGCTCGGCCTCGCCCTGACCGATCGCGACGGCAGGTTCCTGTTCGCCAACAAGGCCTTCCTGCGCGCGATCGAGCGCGAGCAGGAGGGCTTGCCGCAATACCCTTCCGATCTCGTCGTGCGCGAGGACAAGGGGCCTCTGTCCGATACGGTGCGCCGCTTCGCGCGGGGCTCGGCGGCGAGCGGGGACATGGCCGTCAGGCTGGCGGGCGACAAGGAGGAGCCGATCTCGCTCGGCCTTGCGGGTGTGCGCGGGCTGGGCGATGCGGCGGTGCTCTTATCGCTGAGCGATTCGACCGAGGAGAAGCGCCTGCGCCGTCAGGTCGCCCAGGCCACCAAGATGCAGGCGGTCGGCCAGCTCGCGGGCGGCGTGGCGCATGATTTCAACAACGTGCTGACCGCGATCATCGGCTATTGCGACCTCATGCTGCTGCGCCACACGCCGGGTGACAGCGATTATGACGACATCCAGCAGATCAAGGCCAATTCCAATCGCGCGGCCAGCCTTACGCGGCAATTGCTTGCGTTCAGTCGCCAGCAGACGCTGCGTCCGGTGGTGCTGCAATTGCCCGACGTCGTCAGCGAGGTCAGCCAGCTGTTGAAGCGGCTGATGGGCGACCGGATCGAATACTCGATCCGCCACGACCGCGAACTCGGCCCGGTGCGTGCCGACCCGCAGCAGCTGGAACAGGTCATCATCAATCTCGCCGTCAACGCGCGTGACGCGATGCACGCCTACGGACAGAATGCGCCTGCCGACTGGAAGGGGCGCCTGACGCTCGCGACCCGGCGCGTTTCCGCGCGCGACGTGCGCAAGATGGGCGTCGATATCATGCCCGCCGACGATTACACCGTGCTGATCGTGCAGGACACGGGCGGGGGCATTCCGCGCGACGTGATCAACAAGATCTTCGAACCCTTCTTCACCACCAAGGAACAGGGGAAGGGCACCGGGCTGGGCCTGTCGACGGTCTACGGGATCGTGAAGCAATCGAACGGCTTCATCTTCGCCGACAACGTCCAGGGGCCGGACGGGAATCCGGCGGGCGCGCGTTTCACCATGTATCTTCCCGTCCATCGCGGCGAGATGCCGCGCGCCACCAAACCGCGCCGCGCCGAAAGCGAAAAGGCCAGCGAATGGTCGGCGGGCGGGAAACTGCTCCTGGTCGAGGACGAGGATACGGTGCGCGCGGTGGCGGAACGGGCGCTGACCCGCGCGGGCTATGCCGTGACCACCGCCAGCGATGGCGAGATCGGGCTCGGCATCGTCGCGAATTCGGGCGAGACGTTCGATCTCGTGGTCTCGGACGTGGTCATGCCGGTGATGGACGGACCCGCCATGGCGCGCGCGATCCGCAGGGTGATGCCCGATGTCCCGATCCTCTTCATGTCGGGCTATGCCGAGGAGCATCTGCGCAACGAGATCGACATCGAGAACATGCACTTCATCCCCAAGCCCTTCAGCGTCCAGCAGATCAACGCCAAGGTCGCCGAGGTGCTGAGCCTTCAGAAATCGGCGCGCGAGACGGCCTGA
- a CDS encoding methyltransferase family protein, with protein sequence MDTAEAPSHAARPPRPESDVSSFVGLVGLAGLFAWVAVSRNFAAIADYFDLAMPREPMSGPHSALVALFAAAVPMALWSVLVDKVHLRPSTGIDWSLRRTRPPDRGTSMVKLLGLWATWAVIAALYCLCRWYWDGNYVFAIKVLTWAALPLVVLSVPYVLWLDRVMVNPRDHAWHFGALILGRPGWDPEQIKKHWRTWIIKGFYTAFMISIVPFAFATVVSADLAQTFSQPASATLFLIEVMFMMDVIIGTVGYIMTVRPLDAHIRSGNPFLGGWIAALICYPPMVWGIMGNAQFVNYQQNTPEWLYWMQGNDPLIAVWGTLLVGLTFFYAWATFVFGLRFSNLTYRGVITNGPYRWTRHPAYVSKNLFWWFATLPFLVTTGSPVEMIRNSFFLLVVNGIYYWRARTEEAHLLREDAKYRAYYDYMAENGLITAPLTRLFAWVRHLRPVTAAPV encoded by the coding sequence ATGGACACCGCCGAGGCGCCGTCGCACGCGGCCAGACCCCCCAGACCGGAAAGCGACGTTTCCTCCTTCGTCGGCCTGGTCGGGCTGGCGGGCCTGTTCGCCTGGGTGGCGGTGTCGCGCAATTTCGCCGCGATCGCCGATTACTTCGACCTCGCCATGCCGCGCGAGCCGATGAGCGGGCCGCATTCGGCGCTGGTCGCCCTGTTCGCCGCCGCCGTTCCGATGGCCCTGTGGTCGGTTCTGGTCGACAAGGTGCATCTCAGGCCCTCGACCGGGATCGACTGGTCGCTTCGCCGGACCCGCCCGCCCGATCGCGGAACCAGCATGGTCAAGCTTTTGGGCCTGTGGGCGACCTGGGCGGTGATCGCCGCGCTCTATTGCCTGTGCCGCTGGTATTGGGACGGGAATTACGTCTTCGCGATCAAGGTGCTGACCTGGGCCGCACTGCCGCTCGTCGTCCTGTCCGTTCCCTACGTGCTGTGGCTCGATCGGGTGATGGTCAATCCGCGCGATCATGCCTGGCATTTCGGCGCGCTGATCCTCGGCAGGCCCGGCTGGGACCCGGAGCAGATCAAGAAGCACTGGCGCACCTGGATCATCAAGGGGTTCTATACCGCCTTCATGATCTCGATCGTCCCCTTCGCCTTCGCCACCGTGGTGTCGGCGGACCTGGCGCAGACCTTCTCGCAACCGGCCAGCGCGACGCTGTTCCTGATCGAGGTCATGTTCATGATGGACGTGATCATCGGCACGGTCGGCTATATCATGACCGTCCGCCCGCTCGACGCGCATATCCGCAGCGGCAATCCGTTTCTCGGCGGCTGGATCGCGGCGCTGATCTGCTACCCCCCGATGGTATGGGGGATCATGGGCAATGCCCAGTTCGTCAATTACCAGCAGAACACGCCCGAGTGGCTCTACTGGATGCAGGGCAACGATCCGCTGATCGCCGTCTGGGGCACGCTGCTGGTGGGGCTGACCTTCTTCTACGCCTGGGCGACCTTCGTGTTCGGCCTGCGTTTTTCCAACCTCACCTATCGCGGGGTCATCACTAACGGCCCCTATCGCTGGACGCGGCACCCGGCCTATGTGTCGAAGAACCTGTTCTGGTGGTTTGCGACCCTGCCGTTCCTCGTCACCACCGGCAGCCCGGTCGAGATGATCCGCAATTCCTTCTTCCTGCTGGTCGTTAACGGCATCTATTACTGGCGCGCGCGGACGGAGGAGGCGCATCTGCTGCGCGAGGACGCGAAATACCGCGCCTATTACGATTACATGGCCGAAAACGGGCTGATCACCGCACCGCTGACGCGGCTGTTCGCATGGGTCAGGCACTTACGGCCGGTGACGGCGGCGCCCGTCTGA
- a CDS encoding glutamate--cysteine ligase, which produces MSTRDTSERDDPIIETRDQLVAPMQAGEKSKADWRIGTEHEKLVYKREDRRAPSYDEPGGIRDILMALTEFGWEPVEEGGKVIAMRGSDGTVSLEPAGQLELSGAPLENLHETCAETGRHLTQVKAVGEKLGVGFLGLGMWPDKARSDLPMMPKGRYEIMKNHMPRVGNLGLDMMLRTCTIQVNLDYSSEADMAQKFRTGLALQPLATALFANSPFTEGKPNGYLSYRSHIWSDTDPHRTGMLPFVFEDGFGYERWVDYMLDVPMYFVFREGKYIDAAGLSFRDFLDGNLSVLPGEKPTQSDWWDHLSTAFPEVRLKSFLEMRGADGGPWSRICALPAFWVGLLYDQTALDAAWDLVKDWTMEEREDLRNAVPKLALDAPIPGGGKLLDLGREVMKIARSGLSARARLNSSGDNETGFLETLDEIVKTGKVPAQVLLDRYHGEWGGDIDRVYKYSF; this is translated from the coding sequence ATGAGCACGCGCGACACATCCGAACGGGACGATCCCATTATCGAGACCCGCGACCAGCTGGTCGCGCCGATGCAGGCCGGTGAAAAGTCCAAGGCCGACTGGCGGATCGGGACCGAGCACGAAAAGCTCGTCTACAAGCGCGAAGACCGCCGCGCCCCCTCCTATGACGAGCCAGGCGGCATCCGCGATATCCTGATGGCGCTGACCGAATTCGGGTGGGAGCCGGTCGAAGAGGGCGGCAAGGTTATCGCGATGCGCGGGTCTGACGGCACGGTCAGCCTTGAACCGGCGGGCCAGCTCGAACTGTCGGGTGCGCCGCTCGAGAACCTGCACGAGACCTGCGCGGAAACCGGGCGCCACCTTACGCAGGTCAAGGCAGTCGGCGAAAAGCTCGGCGTCGGGTTCCTCGGCCTGGGCATGTGGCCGGACAAGGCGCGTTCGGACCTGCCGATGATGCCCAAGGGCCGCTACGAGATCATGAAGAACCACATGCCGCGCGTCGGCAATCTGGGACTCGACATGATGCTGCGCACCTGCACCATCCAGGTCAATCTCGACTATTCGAGCGAGGCGGACATGGCGCAGAAATTCCGCACCGGCCTCGCGCTCCAGCCGCTCGCGACCGCGCTGTTCGCCAATTCGCCCTTCACCGAAGGGAAACCCAACGGTTACCTGTCCTATCGCAGCCATATCTGGTCGGACACCGATCCGCACCGCACGGGAATGCTGCCCTTCGTATTCGAGGACGGCTTCGGTTACGAACGCTGGGTCGATTACATGCTCGACGTGCCGATGTATTTCGTCTTCCGCGAGGGGAAATATATCGACGCGGCGGGCCTCAGCTTCCGCGACTTCCTCGACGGAAACCTGTCGGTCCTCCCCGGCGAAAAACCGACGCAGAGCGACTGGTGGGACCACCTCTCGACCGCCTTTCCCGAAGTGCGCCTCAAGAGCTTCCTCGAAATGCGCGGCGCGGATGGCGGGCCATGGAGCCGGATCTGCGCCCTGCCCGCCTTCTGGGTCGGCCTGCTCTACGACCAGACTGCGCTCGATGCGGCGTGGGACCTCGTCAAGGACTGGACGATGGAAGAGCGCGAGGATCTGCGCAACGCGGTGCCGAAACTGGCGCTCGACGCGCCGATCCCCGGCGGCGGCAAGCTGCTCGATCTCGGCCGGGAAGTCATGAAGATCGCTCGCTCGGGCCTGTCGGCGCGCGCGCGCCTCAATTCCAGCGGCGACAACGAGACCGGCTTCCTAGAAACGCTCGACGAGATCGTGAAGACCGGCAAGGTGCCCGCGCAGGTCCTGCTCGACCGCTATCACGGCGAATGGGGCGGCGATATCGACCGGGTCTATAAATACAGCTTCTGA
- the recA gene encoding recombinase RecA, with protein MAASLKLVDSKENSVDRQKALDAALAQIDRAFGKGSAMKLGQKEAMNVESISTGSLGLDIALGVGGLPKGRVVEVYGPESSGKTTLALHVIAEAQKAGGTAAFVDAEHALDPVYAKKLGVNIDELIVSQPDTGEQALEITDTLVRSNAIDVLVVDSVAALVPRAEIEGEMGDSHVGLQARLMSQSLRKLTGSINRSKCMVIFINQLRMKIGVMYGNPETTTGGNALKFYASVRLDIRRTGQIKDRDDIIGNATRVKVVKNKVAPPFKQVEFDIMYGEGISKIGEILDLGVKAGIVEKSGSWFSYDSIRIGQGRENAKNYLKENPEVCDRLEAAIRGKTDEVAEEMMTGPDAED; from the coding sequence ATGGCGGCCAGTCTGAAGCTCGTGGATAGCAAGGAAAATTCCGTGGACCGTCAAAAGGCACTCGACGCCGCGCTCGCGCAGATCGATCGCGCATTCGGCAAGGGTTCGGCGATGAAGCTGGGCCAGAAGGAAGCGATGAACGTGGAATCGATTTCCACCGGATCGCTCGGCCTCGATATCGCGCTCGGTGTGGGCGGCCTGCCCAAGGGCCGCGTGGTCGAGGTCTACGGGCCGGAAAGCTCGGGCAAGACCACGCTGGCGCTGCATGTCATCGCCGAAGCGCAGAAGGCCGGCGGCACCGCCGCCTTCGTCGATGCGGAACACGCGCTCGATCCGGTCTATGCCAAGAAGCTGGGCGTGAATATCGACGAGCTGATCGTCTCGCAGCCCGATACCGGCGAACAGGCGCTGGAAATCACCGATACGCTGGTTCGCTCCAACGCGATCGACGTGCTGGTGGTCGATTCGGTCGCCGCGCTGGTTCCGCGTGCCGAGATCGAGGGCGAGATGGGCGATAGCCATGTCGGCCTCCAGGCGCGCCTGATGTCCCAGTCGCTGCGCAAGCTGACGGGTTCGATCAACCGCTCCAAGTGCATGGTGATCTTCATCAACCAGCTGCGCATGAAGATCGGCGTGATGTACGGCAATCCCGAGACGACGACCGGTGGTAACGCGCTCAAATTCTACGCCTCTGTCCGTCTCGACATCCGTCGCACCGGCCAGATCAAGGATCGCGACGATATCATCGGCAATGCGACGCGCGTGAAGGTGGTCAAGAACAAGGTCGCCCCACCGTTCAAGCAGGTCGAATTCGACATCATGTATGGCGAAGGGATCTCCAAGATCGGCGAAATTCTCGATCTCGGCGTCAAGGCGGGGATCGTGGAGAAGTCCGGCTCATGGTTCAGCTATGACAGCATCCGCATTGGCCAGGGACGCGAGAACGCGAAGAATTACCTCAAGGAAAATCCCGAAGTTTGCGACCGGTTGGAAGCCGCCATTCGCGGCAAAACTGACGAAGTCGCCGAGGAGATGATGACCGGTCCTGACGCGGAGGACTGA
- the smpB gene encoding SsrA-binding protein SmpB — MARPKPATFDKHRVAADNRRAKFDYHIEDTYEAGLALQGTEVKALRAGEASIKESYAEVRDGQVWLINANIPEYSHGNRLNHEPRRPRKLLLHSREIERMFGAVERKGMTLVPLSVYFNRTGRAKVELALAKGKQAHDKREAVKDRDWKRDKARLMRERG, encoded by the coding sequence ATGGCCCGCCCCAAACCCGCCACCTTCGACAAGCATCGCGTCGCCGCCGACAATCGGCGCGCGAAGTTCGATTATCATATCGAGGACACCTACGAGGCAGGCCTTGCCTTGCAGGGGACCGAGGTGAAGGCCCTGCGCGCGGGCGAGGCGAGCATCAAGGAAAGCTATGCCGAGGTGCGCGACGGGCAGGTGTGGCTGATCAACGCCAACATCCCCGAATATTCGCACGGCAACCGCCTGAATCACGAGCCGCGTCGCCCGCGCAAGCTGCTGCTGCATTCGCGCGAGATCGAGCGGATGTTCGGCGCGGTGGAGCGCAAGGGAATGACGCTGGTGCCCTTGTCGGTTTATTTCAACCGGACGGGCCGCGCCAAGGTCGAGCTGGCGCTCGCCAAGGGCAAGCAGGCGCATGACAAGCGCGAGGCGGTCAAGGATCGCGACTGGAAGCGCGACAAGGCTCGCCTGATGCGAGAACGGGGTTGA
- a CDS encoding glutathione S-transferase family protein, whose product MTITVHHLNNSRSQRILWLLEELGVDYDIVAYQRDATTNLAPAALKDAHPLGKSPLIEDNGRRVAESGAIIQYLCERHGGEAWLPDPQSDAHIDHLEWMQFGESSFFVPVMLKLYAGRLGEAAAPLMPRIDEQLGAHVDFAEAGLSDDLHFVGSDWSAADVMMSFPAEIAVMRGYAERAPKLARFVEAVHARPAWQRARERGGPYFGW is encoded by the coding sequence ATGACCATCACCGTCCACCATCTCAACAACAGCCGCTCGCAACGCATTCTCTGGCTGCTCGAGGAGCTCGGGGTCGATTACGACATCGTGGCCTATCAGCGCGACGCCACCACCAATCTCGCCCCGGCGGCGCTGAAGGACGCGCACCCGCTCGGCAAGTCACCGCTCATCGAGGACAATGGCCGCCGCGTCGCGGAAAGCGGGGCGATCATCCAGTATCTGTGCGAACGGCATGGCGGCGAAGCCTGGCTTCCCGATCCCCAGAGCGATGCGCATATCGATCATCTCGAATGGATGCAGTTCGGCGAGAGCAGTTTCTTCGTGCCGGTCATGCTGAAGCTCTACGCCGGGCGCCTCGGCGAGGCCGCGGCCCCGCTGATGCCGCGTATCGACGAACAACTCGGTGCGCATGTCGATTTTGCCGAAGCGGGGCTTTCGGACGATCTCCATTTCGTCGGCAGCGACTGGTCGGCGGCCGACGTCATGATGAGCTTCCCCGCCGAGATCGCGGTCATGCGGGGTTATGCCGAGCGGGCGCCCAAGCTCGCTCGCTTCGTCGAAGCCGTCCACGCCCGCCCGGCCTGGCAGCGCGCGCGCGAACGTGGCGGCCCCTATTTCGGCTGGTGA
- a CDS encoding methyltransferase domain-containing protein, with amino-acid sequence MTGASEWTGRVGGTWAREWERTDRSFGSLTARLLDPAAIGDSNSALDIGCGAGEVAITLAARNPAAEITGLDISQDLLGVARERGSTFDNLTFREGDAARWTPANTARAPNLLISRHGVMFFDEPAPAFAHLRTIAAKRARLRFSCFRERAENHWVSQLQSVTPASSPPSDPYAPGPFAFGEEGRVRDILTAAGWRDVTLEPYDYAMIAGEGEGALDEAVAYFQRIGPAAGAIADLAGVARDRAIEALRAMLAEHLSQGRVSLPGSAWIVTARAD; translated from the coding sequence GTGACGGGAGCGAGCGAATGGACCGGGCGGGTCGGCGGAACCTGGGCGCGCGAATGGGAGCGAACCGATCGCAGCTTCGGAAGTCTGACGGCGCGCCTGCTCGATCCGGCGGCGATCGGGGATAGTAACAGCGCGCTCGATATCGGATGCGGCGCGGGCGAAGTCGCGATCACGCTGGCCGCGCGCAATCCCGCGGCCGAAATCACGGGCCTGGATATCTCGCAGGATTTGCTAGGTGTCGCACGCGAGCGCGGATCGACCTTTGATAATCTCACCTTTCGCGAAGGCGATGCAGCGCGCTGGACGCCCGCCAACACCGCTAGAGCACCCAATCTCCTGATCTCGCGCCACGGCGTGATGTTCTTCGACGAGCCCGCTCCCGCCTTCGCCCATCTCAGGACCATTGCCGCAAAGCGCGCCCGTCTGCGCTTTTCCTGTTTCCGAGAGCGCGCCGAAAACCACTGGGTCTCGCAGCTTCAAAGCGTCACGCCTGCAAGCTCTCCACCTTCCGATCCCTACGCCCCCGGACCCTTCGCATTCGGCGAGGAGGGGCGGGTCCGGGACATTCTGACCGCAGCCGGTTGGCGTGATGTCACGCTCGAACCCTATGACTATGCCATGATCGCCGGAGAGGGCGAGGGCGCGCTCGACGAGGCGGTCGCCTATTTCCAGCGCATCGGCCCGGCGGCAGGCGCGATCGCCGATCTTGCGGGCGTGGCGCGCGACCGGGCGATCGAGGCCTTGCGCGCCATGCTCGCCGAGCATCTTTCGCAGGGCCGCGTCTCGCTCCCTGGGTCTGCCTGGATCGTCACCGCCCGCGCCGATTGA
- the ubiA gene encoding 4-hydroxybenzoate octaprenyltransferase, which yields MTDQIVPDSEHRGLVARLPQGPRDLAMLARFDRPIGWWLLFWPCVWGVWLAGAGWQVALLGWLLLGAIAMRGAGCVYNDIVDADLDRKVARTASRPVASGRVSKKQAWVWLLALCLVGLVVLLQLRPIAQIVALASLALVAAYPFMKRITWWPQAWLGLVFTWGLLVGWTELRADNWDALAAMYLGAALWVIGYDTIYALQDREDDALVGIRSSALRMGGFVKGGVALCYGGAVALWALAFWLYRADWIALLALIPAAGHLFWQVATLDESDPDNPLDRFRANRWAGALVAAACFIVGNAGSPLA from the coding sequence ATGACCGACCAGATTGTCCCCGACAGCGAACATCGCGGCCTCGTCGCGCGCTTGCCGCAGGGTCCGCGCGACCTTGCGATGCTGGCGCGGTTCGACCGGCCGATCGGGTGGTGGCTGCTGTTCTGGCCCTGTGTCTGGGGTGTCTGGCTGGCGGGAGCGGGCTGGCAGGTCGCGCTGCTCGGCTGGCTGCTGCTCGGCGCGATCGCGATGCGGGGGGCGGGCTGCGTCTATAACGATATCGTGGACGCCGATCTCGACCGCAAGGTGGCGCGCACCGCCAGCCGTCCGGTGGCGAGCGGACGGGTTTCGAAGAAGCAGGCGTGGGTCTGGCTGCTGGCGCTCTGCCTCGTCGGCCTCGTCGTGCTGCTCCAGCTGCGTCCGATCGCCCAGATCGTCGCGCTGGCGAGCCTCGCGCTGGTCGCCGCCTATCCCTTCATGAAGCGCATCACCTGGTGGCCGCAGGCCTGGCTGGGGCTGGTCTTCACCTGGGGGCTACTGGTCGGCTGGACCGAATTGCGCGCCGACAATTGGGACGCGCTCGCCGCGATGTATCTGGGCGCGGCGTTGTGGGTGATCGGCTACGACACGATCTACGCGCTGCAGGACCGCGAGGACGATGCGCTGGTCGGCATCCGGTCGAGCGCGCTCAGAATGGGCGGCTTCGTGAAGGGCGGGGTGGCGCTGTGCTACGGCGGCGCGGTGGCGCTCTGGGCGCTTGCCTTCTGGCTCTATCGTGCGGACTGGATCGCGCTTCTGGCGTTGATACCGGCGGCGGGACACCTGTTCTGGCAGGTCGCCACGCTGGACGAGAGCGATCCCGACAACCCGCTCGACCGCTTTCGCGCCAACCGCTGGGCGGGCGCCCTGGTCGCGGCAGCCTGTTTCATCGTCGGAAACGCTGGCTCCCCCTTGGCGTAA
- a CDS encoding DUF2062 domain-containing protein, with the protein MTDFRSKTFLADLIRKYMPSREEMAENRWLAPIAHRFLSPELWRFTRRSVPRGVALGLFAAFIVPLGQIFLAAFLALPARANVPLAALVTFVTNPFTFPFWAVMANRTGAFVLNLDNAVGGDAAREIAHDGGALAGWFELAGVTAFGFVVLAIISAAVGYLLASLIWRWMVARKRRKKLRERDGNPASNAA; encoded by the coding sequence TTGACCGACTTTCGATCGAAGACGTTTCTGGCGGACCTGATCCGCAAATACATGCCCTCGCGCGAGGAGATGGCGGAAAACCGCTGGCTCGCCCCGATCGCGCATCGTTTTCTGAGCCCCGAATTGTGGCGGTTCACGCGCCGGTCGGTGCCGCGCGGCGTGGCGCTGGGCCTGTTCGCGGCCTTCATCGTGCCGCTGGGGCAGATCTTCCTCGCCGCCTTCCTGGCCCTGCCGGCGCGCGCCAACGTGCCTTTGGCCGCGCTCGTCACCTTCGTGACCAATCCGTTCACCTTCCCCTTCTGGGCCGTGATGGCGAACCGCACGGGCGCCTTCGTCCTCAACCTCGACAACGCGGTCGGCGGCGATGCGGCGCGCGAGATCGCGCATGATGGCGGCGCGCTGGCGGGGTGGTTCGAACTGGCGGGCGTGACCGCGTTTGGCTTCGTCGTGCTGGCGATCATCAGCGCGGCGGTGGGCTATCTCCTCGCCAGCCTGATCTGGCGCTGGATGGTGGCACGCAAACGCCGGAAGAAGCTGCGCGAGCGGGACGGGAATCCCGCCTCGAACGCGGCGTGA